In Amycolatopsis sp. FBCC-B4732, the genomic stretch GATCGCCCGCCGCACCGGCACCAGCCACACCAGCACCAGACCCGCCGCGAAGAAGATCACCAGCGCCACGATGGCCAGCCGGAACGACCCCGTCGCCTGCCCGACCCCGGCGAACACCAGCGGCCCCAGCCACGACGTCCCGCGCTCGCCCACGACGTAGAGCGAGTAGTACTGGGCGTCCTTGCCCGCCGGGATCATCTGGCTGAACAACGACCGCGACAGCGCGTTCGTTCCCCCCAGCACCAGCCCGATCCCCACCGCCACCGCGAGGAACTGCAGCATCTGCTTCGGCTGCACGAAGTACGCCCCGGCCAGCACCACGACCCACAGCACGAGGCTGCCCAGGATCGTCCGCTTCGCCCCGATCCGCCGCGCCACCAGCCCGTGCAGCGTCCCGCCCAGGTACGCCACGAACTGGATCACCAGGATCGTCATGATCAGCACGCTGTTGCCGAAGCCCAGCTCGTCCTTGCCGTACTGCGCCGACACCGTGACCACCGTGTTGATGCCGTCGGTGAAGACCAGGTAGCTGCCCAGGAAGGCCAGCGTCAACGGGTACGCCTTCGCCGACACCAGCGTCTGCCGCAGCTCCGCGAAGCCCGCCCGCAGCACCGTCCGGCCCGGCACGACGTCGACCGGGGTGTGCCGGCGGGGGAGCCGGCGCACCGCCGGGATCGTGAACGCCGCCCACCACAGCCCCGAGGTCAGGAAACAGATCTGCACCGCCATGCCCTCGCTGACCCCGAACGTGGCGTGCCCGAGGTAGAACCCCAGCTGCAGCGCCAGCGCCAGCCCGCCACCCAGGTACCCGAACGCCCAGCCCTTCGCCGAGATGTCGTCCCGCTCGTCCGGGCTCCCGATGTCCACCAGGAACGAGTAGTAGACGACCAGCGAACCGCCGTAACCGATGTTCGCGATGATGAACAGCACCACGCCCAGCTGCCAGTCCGACCCCGCGAGGAAGAACATCGCCGCCGCGGCCGCCGCACCCAGGAACGCGAACCCGCCCAGGATCCGCCGCTTGTTGTGACTGCGGTCGGCCACCGCACCCGCGATCGGCAGGACCAGCACCTGCACCACCGTCGCCACCGACAGCAGGTAGCCCCACACCGAACCGGCGGGGAAGTGCAGCCCGAACAACGTCACGTCGCAGTTGTGCAGCGTGTCCGCCTTGCCCGCCGCGTTCAGGCAAGCGCGGTCCCCATTAAGGGTGAAGTTCGTCTTCGCGTCCGCCGCCGCGATCTCGCTCATGGACAACGCGCCGAACACCGTCGTCGACGACGAATAGAACGGCGAATTCGCCCAGTCGTAGAAATACCAGCCCCAGCGCTCGCGCTTGGTCGAGCGCGTCCCGGCCAGCGTCATCCACGGCTCCTTCGAATCAAGAACTTCCAGGTCAGCGCGGAGACTACTGGGAGGTAGCGACGACGCTCACAGCACCGCCGAAACCGTGTCCGGTTTGTCGCATCGCGCGCATCCGCCACTTCCGGGGCAATCACGGTCCCGCCGTCACCGCGTGTCGCGAACAGATGTGAACGGTGTTTCATGTGAGACTGAGGCGCGCAGTGTGTCCCTTGTGGTCAGTGGGGCACACTCCTACTGTGCTCCCATGATCCAGATCCGGAGACGCACCGTCGCGAGAGTCCTGCTCCTCGCCTTCGCCGCCATGGGTCTGCAGCTGACCATCCCCGCCGTCGCCTCCGCGGACCCCGCGCCGACCGCCTGGGCCAAGCTCCGCATGTGCGAATCCAGCGGCCGCTACGCCACCAACACCGGCAACGGCTACTACGGCGCCTACCAGTTCGACCTGCCCACCTGGCGCAGCGTCGGCGGCACCGGCCGCCCCGACCAGGCCGCACCCGCCGAACAGGACTACCGCGCCCTCTACCTCTACCGCATGCGCGGCTGGCAACCCTGGCAGTGCGCCGGCATGCTCAAGCTCGCCGGCGACGCCGACGCCCGCAGCAAGCGCGTCCCCACCTACGCCGACTCCGCCTACATCGGTGGCGGCCCCGCACCCCAGCCCACCCCGCCGCCCCCCGGCGGCCCGATGCCCGCCTGGCCCGGCGTCGTCTACTCCTACGGCGACTGCGCCGCCCCGCTCAAGGCCTTCCAGCTCCGCATGAACGCCTACGGCTACGGCTTCACCGGCACCGGCTGCTACTACGACAAGACCCGCACCGCCGTCCTCGACCTCCAACGCGCCAACGGCATCAAGGACAGCGGCCTCCTCGGCCCCAAGACCTGGACCGCCGCCTGGCAGGGCAAAGCACCCCGCTGACCCCCTCGTGAGTGGTCAGGGCGGTCAGAACCGCCCCAACCACTCACGAGCCCTGCGACCGCTGCCACGCACCCCGCTCGATCAGCACCTCGCGCAGCAGGTCCGGCCGGTCCGTCACGATCCCGTGCACCCCCAGGTCCAGCAGCATCCGCATCTCCGCCGGATCGTCGATCGTCCACGTGTGCACCTCGATCCCGGACCGACCCGCGATCGACACGAACGCCTTGTCCACCACCCGCAACGCACCCTGCCGCACCGGCACCTGCGCCATCGCCCCCAGCACCAGCCGGCCCAGGGGGAGCAGCGGCAGCTTCCCCCGCGCCCACAACGCGAACGCCGACCGCGGCCCCATCGCCGTCACCAGCTTCGGCCCCGCCAGCTTCCGCAACCGCATCAAACGCGCGTCCGAAAACGCCGCCGCCGCCACCCGGTCATGCGCACCCGTCCGCTCCAGCACCCGCACGAACGGCTCCACCGCCCGATCCACCTTCACGTCGATGTTGAACCGCGCGTCCGGGAGCTCCTCCAGCACTTCCTCCAACCGCGACAACGGCACCTTCCCATCGACCTTGACGCCCTTCAGCTGCTCCCACGTCTGCGCC encodes the following:
- a CDS encoding MFS transporter, encoding MTLAGTRSTKRERWGWYFYDWANSPFYSSSTTVFGALSMSEIAAADAKTNFTLNGDRACLNAAGKADTLHNCDVTLFGLHFPAGSVWGYLLSVATVVQVLVLPIAGAVADRSHNKRRILGGFAFLGAAAAAAMFFLAGSDWQLGVVLFIIANIGYGGSLVVYYSFLVDIGSPDERDDISAKGWAFGYLGGGLALALQLGFYLGHATFGVSEGMAVQICFLTSGLWWAAFTIPAVRRLPRRHTPVDVVPGRTVLRAGFAELRQTLVSAKAYPLTLAFLGSYLVFTDGINTVVTVSAQYGKDELGFGNSVLIMTILVIQFVAYLGGTLHGLVARRIGAKRTILGSLVLWVVVLAGAYFVQPKQMLQFLAVAVGIGLVLGGTNALSRSLFSQMIPAGKDAQYYSLYVVGERGTSWLGPLVFAGVGQATGSFRLAIVALVIFFAAGLVLVWLVPVRRAIVAAGNTPPEVL
- a CDS encoding transglycosylase family protein, with the protein product MIQIRRRTVARVLLLAFAAMGLQLTIPAVASADPAPTAWAKLRMCESSGRYATNTGNGYYGAYQFDLPTWRSVGGTGRPDQAAPAEQDYRALYLYRMRGWQPWQCAGMLKLAGDADARSKRVPTYADSAYIGGGPAPQPTPPPPGGPMPAWPGVVYSYGDCAAPLKAFQLRMNAYGYGFTGTGCYYDKTRTAVLDLQRANGIKDSGLLGPKTWTAAWQGKAPR
- a CDS encoding glycerophosphodiester phosphodiesterase — its product is MQPSFPYLADPLPRAFAHRGWHLDELDGLENSLPAFQRACAEGYRYLETDVHATADGVVVVHHDANLDRTTDGAGAIAAQTWEQLKGVKVDGKVPLSRLEEVLEELPDARFNIDVKVDRAVEPFVRVLERTGAHDRVAAAAFSDARLMRLRKLAGPKLVTAMGPRSAFALWARGKLPLLPLGRLVLGAMAQVPVRQGALRVVDKAFVSIAGRSGIEVHTWTIDDPAEMRMLLDLGVHGIVTDRPDLLREVLIERGAWQRSQGS